In a single window of the Necator americanus strain Aroian chromosome X, whole genome shotgun sequence genome:
- a CDS encoding hypothetical protein (NECATOR_CHRX.G23141.T1), giving the protein MTRGKRNQHFARPSEVVMEICLRFFGHVMRRPSDRLVQAVLRMLPVPNWKRPPGRKRKFWTEVVTEDLRTLGVDTQFNRDMKFRRLWNSDGWVDSMRTSAEDRIGWAQTYSKTTPAKVQIAATGGNIRLRQVSKPLLLLLLPLLPLLLLLLLLLLSLLLLLLLLLLLLLLLLLLLLLLLLLLLLLLLLFQRFESSAH; this is encoded by the coding sequence atgacacgtggaaaacgtaatcaacattttgcccggccttctgaagtagtcatGGAAATctgtcttcgcttctttggtcacgttatgaggAGACCGTCTGATCGTCTTGTCCAAGCAGTCCTGAGGATGCTTCCAGTCCCTAATTGGAAAAGGCCtcctggtcgtaaaagaaagttctggacggaggtggtgacggaagatctgaggacacttggcgttgACACTCAGTTCAATCGGGACATGAAATTCCGCCGCTTGTGGAACAGCGACGGAtgggtagattctatgcgaactaGTGCTGAAGATCGAATAGGATGGGCTCAGACATATTCAAAGACGACACCGGCGAAAGTGCAGATAGCCGCGACAGGCGGTAACATCCGATTACGTCAAGTAAGTAagccattattattactactattaccaCTATTACcactattactactattactattattattattatcattattattattactattactattattgttattattattgttactattattattattattattattattattattattattattattattattattatttcagaggttcgaatcctcagctcactaa